Proteins from a genomic interval of Desulfobacterales bacterium:
- a CDS encoding OmpA family protein encodes MKKKLIGLILVTSLIACTGMSQRQQTGTAVGTVGGAGVGAVIGGAYGGNTGAWIGGLVGAGLGGLAGYQVASYMDRQEADLNAALAESRAYNRASIERDRENTDILLATFTGDVFFDFDSASVKSGGFAEINRVTPVLQKYNHTAIQVEGHTDAVGTELYNQQLSERRAAAVKNVLIQRGIDPKRIRSVGFGESQPVSSNNAVNRRVTLRIIPLVDGSTT; translated from the coding sequence ATGAAAAAGAAACTGATAGGGCTGATACTGGTTACATCGTTAATTGCATGTACGGGAATGTCTCAACGACAGCAAACCGGAACCGCCGTCGGGACCGTTGGCGGGGCTGGTGTGGGAGCAGTCATCGGAGGCGCCTATGGTGGCAATACCGGCGCATGGATTGGCGGATTGGTTGGCGCCGGGCTCGGTGGTCTGGCCGGTTACCAGGTGGCTTCTTACATGGACCGGCAGGAAGCCGATCTGAATGCTGCCCTGGCAGAGTCAAGAGCATACAACCGCGCCAGCATCGAGCGGGATCGGGAAAACACCGATATTCTTCTGGCCACTTTTACGGGCGATGTCTTCTTTGATTTTGATTCAGCCAGCGTTAAATCCGGCGGATTTGCCGAAATCAATCGCGTCACACCCGTGCTGCAGAAATACAACCACACCGCCATTCAGGTCGAAGGCCACACCGACGCGGTCGGTACCGAACTCTATAATCAGCAGTTGTCCGAACGCCGCGCAGCGGCTGTTAAAAATGTGCTGATTCAGCGCGGTATTGATCCCAAAAGGATTCGCTCTGTGGGTTTTGGTGAATCCCAACCGGTCTCTTCGAACAATGCTGTGAACAGAAGGGTGACCTTGAGAATTATACCGCTGGTGGATGGGAGTACCACATAG
- a CDS encoding CAP domain-containing protein has translation MKRILSLLSCCFFLLCGNAYADFASEVIDLVNIERDAEGLPPLSYDASLATAAQGHSEDMGLQNYFSHTGLDGRTACVRITDAGYTWNYCGENIAAGQPTPEDVIDTWMASPGHRANILNPNFCDIGVGYAYVASSNYGHYWTQNFGRRSGFSACPEIATYTFSATAGAGGSIVPQGNFSIDQGSDITFTITPDAGYSVAEILVDGVAATITTSYTFENVSSNHTIAVSFAVNQLPPTANAGPDQSVVEGATVTLDGSQSSDPNDAIVSYEWNQTNGPAITLSDADAVRPTFVAAPVSADATVMFQLTVTDSGGDSDSDTVEIDITENGIQSVPNDAIALETTTQSVLGLKPDNGSHLVSLQPVDPDGAEITIRNGMPEDMRYGLLDFKIKVDIPGSSATVTVLLPEPMPQGYKWFKYSQSEGWYDYSAHVSLNGDRTQLSITLVDGGTGDDDNQQNGIIADPSGMGAAPSGSGSSGGGGGCFINTLADHFIGIQF, from the coding sequence GTGAAACGGATACTGAGTTTATTGTCGTGCTGCTTTTTTTTGCTCTGCGGAAACGCTTATGCCGACTTTGCATCCGAAGTAATTGATCTGGTCAACATTGAAAGGGATGCTGAAGGCCTGCCGCCGCTCAGCTATGATGCCAGCCTGGCAACTGCCGCTCAGGGTCACTCCGAGGACATGGGATTGCAAAACTATTTCAGTCATACGGGACTTGACGGACGAACCGCTTGCGTTCGCATCACAGACGCCGGCTACACCTGGAATTACTGTGGTGAAAATATCGCTGCCGGGCAGCCGACGCCTGAGGATGTGATCGACACCTGGATGGCCAGTCCCGGACACCGCGCCAATATTCTCAACCCCAATTTTTGCGATATCGGTGTTGGCTATGCGTATGTGGCCAGCAGCAACTATGGTCATTACTGGACCCAGAATTTTGGGCGCCGCAGCGGCTTCAGCGCCTGTCCGGAAATTGCCACCTATACATTTTCAGCTACCGCAGGCGCAGGGGGCAGTATCGTCCCCCAGGGCAACTTCTCAATCGATCAGGGCAGTGATATCACCTTCACTATCACCCCCGACGCCGGTTACAGCGTGGCCGAAATTTTGGTGGATGGTGTTGCCGCCACTATTACCACCAGCTACACATTTGAGAATGTTAGCAGCAATCACACCATTGCGGTCAGCTTTGCGGTCAACCAGTTGCCGCCGACTGCCAATGCAGGCCCCGATCAGAGTGTTGTTGAGGGCGCAACTGTTACCCTGGATGGATCGCAGTCATCTGATCCCAACGATGCAATTGTCAGTTACGAATGGAACCAGACCAATGGTCCGGCAATTACCTTATCGGACGCCGACGCCGTTCGGCCCACCTTTGTGGCCGCACCAGTTAGCGCCGACGCAACCGTGATGTTTCAATTAACCGTGACCGACTCGGGCGGTGATTCCGATTCGGATACGGTAGAAATCGACATCACCGAAAACGGCATCCAATCGGTACCCAACGATGCCATCGCCCTTGAGACCACGACCCAATCAGTGCTGGGTTTAAAACCGGATAATGGCTCTCATCTGGTCAGCTTGCAGCCAGTCGATCCCGACGGTGCGGAAATTACAATTCGGAACGGGATGCCCGAAGACATGCGATACGGCCTGCTGGACTTTAAAATCAAAGTGGACATCCCCGGCAGCAGCGCCACTGTCACCGTCTTGTTGCCCGAGCCCATGCCGCAGGGCTATAAATGGTTTAAGTACAGCCAGAGCGAGGGCTGGTATGACTACAGCGCACACGTTTCCCTTAATGGCGACCGCACCCAGTTGAGCATTACCCTGGTCGACGGCGGCACTGGCGATGATGACAATCAGCAAAACGGCATCATCGCTGATCCATCCGGTATGGGCGCTGCGCCCAGCGGCTCCGGTTCATCAGGCGGCGGGGGTGGCTGTTTCATCAATACCTTGGCTGACCATTTTATCGGGATACAGTTTTAA
- a CDS encoding threonine/serine dehydratase, producing MAPLSIEEIRNARRNLQGIIRQTPFERSAPLGDHTGMAVYLKAECLQHTGSFKIRGAYHKIASLDANQKAIGIVTSSAGNHAQGVGLAVRTFKMPCRIYVPQTVPHNKLEAIRQYPVEVVIEGRLFDEAHAAALADAKSSGRVFIPAFDDPLIMAGHGTVGLEMLEAVSDLDTVIVPVGGGGLVAGVATAVKAIKPAMRVVGCQSMASCAMTRSLAENRPYLTFDSEETIAEGLEGGISDITFELGQRLIDQMVLVAEDDIRSAIRFLHKQHELVVEGSGAVGVAALLHGHWSDPGSKVGVVLTGGNLDEQLLKQITADSP from the coding sequence ATGGCGCCCCTATCCATTGAAGAAATTCGCAACGCCCGCCGCAACTTGCAGGGCATCATCCGACAAACACCGTTTGAGCGCTCCGCTCCTCTGGGCGATCATACCGGAATGGCGGTCTATCTCAAAGCCGAGTGTTTGCAGCATACCGGCTCTTTTAAAATCCGGGGGGCCTATCACAAGATCGCCTCGCTGGATGCAAACCAGAAGGCCATCGGCATTGTCACCAGCTCGGCCGGCAATCATGCCCAGGGTGTGGGTTTGGCCGTCAGAACCTTTAAAATGCCCTGCCGCATTTATGTGCCGCAAACCGTTCCGCACAATAAACTGGAAGCCATTCGGCAATACCCGGTTGAAGTGGTGATCGAGGGCCGCCTGTTCGATGAAGCCCATGCAGCGGCCCTGGCGGATGCGAAGTCCTCCGGGCGAGTTTTTATACCGGCTTTTGACGACCCGCTGATCATGGCAGGGCACGGGACCGTAGGTCTGGAGATGCTGGAGGCGGTTTCCGATCTGGATACCGTGATTGTGCCGGTGGGCGGCGGGGGGTTGGTCGCCGGGGTGGCTACGGCCGTTAAAGCAATCAAACCGGCCATGCGGGTCGTCGGTTGCCAGTCGATGGCCTCCTGCGCCATGACGCGCTCCCTGGCGGAAAACCGGCCGTATCTGACCTTCGATTCGGAAGAAACCATTGCCGAGGGGCTGGAGGGGGGCATCAGTGACATCACCTTCGAGCTTGGTCAACGCCTGATTGACCAAATGGTGCTGGTCGCAGAAGATGATATCCGGTCTGCCATCCGCTTCTTGCATAAGCAACATGAGCTGGTGGTGGAAGGCTCCGGAGCAGTCGGTGTGGCCGCCCTGCTGCACGGCCATTGGTCGGACCCTGGTAGCAAAGTTGGTGTGGTTTTAACCGGCGGCAACCTGGATGAGCAGCTGTTAAAACAAATCACCGCCGACTCGCCTTGA
- a CDS encoding Na/Pi cotransporter family protein, protein MKSNKKNKLKDMPLQNDQNSASKPSITRADRYNLWQLRCRQAFFLVALAAIVLLWPQSASAEEGAAKPINFLAMGVGLLGGLALFLYGMEKMTDGLKAAAGEQMKILLTKLTRNAVTGAFTGALVTAVIQSSSVTTVLVVGFVSAGLMTLVQSVGVIIGANVGTTVTAQIVAFNVTAAALPLITIGFCMIFIGKNSRARHYGDMLMGLGLIFYGMAAMGDAMSPLRTHEGFIELMRSMERPIFGMFVGALFTALVQSSSATIGLAVVMATQGFVTLPAGIAIVFGAKIGTCVTALLASLGKPQDALRAAAVHVVYNVLGAAIWIAFIDQLASLAVWASASYPELQGVERLAHEVPRQIANAATIWAVANMVIFLPFSGLLARLVRVLVPERETAETVIVQPKFLDKELMRVPSLALERARLELGHMAELVDQMLEDVPAAFQNRDFREVSQHHDQVVVLREEVLHYLQQVGRENLTDIESDELAQLVSATSEIESISAVIGREFVHLGEIFKRENLTASDTTGTLIGKHYAATREAARAGLQAIVKKDERAAQAVVARRDELWKLGRDLLQQQAARLAQDDPQRLLKHRVQVDLLDKMRRIYGVAERMAISVLPRAVLAGELAA, encoded by the coding sequence ATGAAGTCAAATAAAAAGAATAAATTGAAAGACATGCCTTTACAAAACGATCAAAATTCGGCGTCGAAGCCATCAATAACGCGTGCAGACAGATACAACCTGTGGCAATTGAGGTGTCGCCAGGCGTTCTTTCTGGTTGCGCTCGCAGCCATTGTTTTGCTCTGGCCGCAGAGCGCGTCAGCCGAAGAGGGCGCTGCGAAACCCATCAATTTTTTGGCCATGGGAGTGGGGCTGCTCGGAGGGCTTGCGCTGTTTTTGTACGGTATGGAAAAAATGACCGACGGCCTCAAAGCCGCAGCCGGCGAGCAAATGAAGATCCTGTTGACCAAGCTGACCCGCAACGCAGTCACCGGGGCGTTCACCGGGGCCCTGGTGACAGCCGTGATCCAATCCTCATCGGTCACAACCGTTTTGGTGGTCGGTTTTGTGAGTGCCGGCCTGATGACGCTGGTGCAGTCAGTGGGTGTGATTATCGGCGCCAATGTGGGCACCACCGTCACAGCCCAGATTGTGGCTTTCAACGTCACCGCGGCGGCCTTGCCCCTGATTACCATTGGTTTTTGCATGATCTTTATCGGTAAAAACAGCCGCGCACGACACTACGGTGACATGCTGATGGGCCTGGGCTTGATCTTCTATGGCATGGCGGCCATGGGCGACGCCATGTCACCATTGCGAACCCATGAGGGCTTCATTGAGTTGATGCGCTCCATGGAACGACCGATTTTCGGGATGTTTGTTGGCGCGCTTTTCACAGCCCTGGTGCAGTCGTCTTCGGCGACCATCGGTCTGGCGGTGGTAATGGCTACCCAGGGTTTTGTGACCCTGCCGGCCGGAATTGCGATCGTTTTCGGCGCCAAAATCGGCACCTGTGTAACAGCGCTGCTGGCCTCGCTGGGCAAACCCCAGGATGCGCTGCGGGCAGCTGCCGTGCACGTCGTTTACAACGTGCTCGGGGCTGCGATATGGATTGCCTTCATCGATCAACTGGCCAGCCTGGCTGTCTGGGCGTCAGCTTCTTATCCGGAGTTGCAGGGTGTTGAACGCCTCGCACACGAAGTGCCGCGACAGATCGCCAATGCGGCCACCATCTGGGCGGTCGCCAATATGGTCATCTTTCTGCCGTTTAGCGGGCTGCTCGCCCGCCTGGTACGCGTGCTGGTGCCGGAGCGCGAGACGGCCGAAACGGTCATCGTACAGCCCAAGTTTTTGGACAAAGAGCTGATGCGCGTGCCCTCCCTGGCGCTCGAGCGCGCACGCCTCGAGTTGGGTCACATGGCCGAACTGGTTGATCAGATGCTGGAGGACGTGCCCGCGGCTTTCCAGAACCGGGATTTTCGCGAGGTCTCGCAACATCATGATCAGGTGGTGGTGCTTCGTGAGGAGGTTTTACATTACCTGCAGCAAGTCGGCCGTGAGAACCTGACGGATATTGAATCAGACGAGCTTGCCCAGCTTGTGTCTGCCACCAGTGAAATCGAAAGCATCAGTGCTGTCATCGGCCGTGAGTTTGTCCACCTGGGCGAAATCTTCAAGCGAGAGAATCTCACTGCCAGTGATACGACCGGCACTTTGATCGGAAAACATTATGCGGCAACACGTGAGGCTGCCCGTGCAGGTCTGCAGGCGATTGTGAAAAAAGACGAGCGCGCAGCCCAGGCGGTTGTCGCGCGCCGCGATGAGCTCTGGAAACTTGGCCGCGATCTGCTCCAACAGCAAGCTGCTCGTTTAGCCCAGGACGATCCCCAGCGCCTGCTCAAGCACCGGGTGCAGGTCGACCTGCTGGACAAGATGCGGCGGATTTACGGGGTAGCCGAGCGCATGGCGATCTCGGTGCTGCCGCGCGCCGTTCTGGCCGGAGAGCTGGCGGCGTAA
- the cls gene encoding cardiolipin synthase — protein MIDLYDVTLVAVVLAVVELIGILLAVDAVMRPRSSQAAIAWSIALVALPFVTIPIYIIFGRTRFHGYQTALREKEAVVGQRLTDWFARMEATAAEPQEGLEAVEDLVRGLTKIPFTRGNRVDLLVDGEATYGAMLDAIAEAESYVLVQFYIVKDGSVARRLRDALIEKAQAGVRVYFLYDEIGCLGLSANYLDALRKASVEVSGFKTTRGRRNRFQINFRNHRKLLVVDGRIGFVGGHNLADEYLTFRDTHLRLEGPAAQHIQFSILKDWYWATRQVPEISKEIHRSDSDDQKVAIVNTGPADTKPNCSALFATIVHTAQRRLWLTSPYFVPDDVLVRALQAAAIRGVDVRILLPGKADHRLVELASFTYYGEMLDCGVRLFRYQDRFMHQKVFLVDDRLAGVGTVNLDNRAIYLNFEATALVAGDRFVQEVEEMLKADLALCEPVRREQFDNKPLRFRVAARIARLASPLL, from the coding sequence ATGATTGATTTATATGATGTGACCCTGGTTGCGGTCGTTTTGGCCGTGGTCGAGCTTATCGGCATATTGCTGGCCGTTGACGCAGTCATGCGACCACGCTCGTCTCAAGCCGCCATTGCCTGGTCCATTGCCCTGGTTGCGCTGCCATTCGTTACGATTCCCATCTATATTATATTTGGCCGCACGCGCTTCCATGGCTACCAGACAGCTCTGCGGGAAAAAGAAGCCGTTGTCGGGCAGCGCCTGACGGACTGGTTTGCGCGCATGGAGGCGACAGCTGCAGAACCGCAGGAAGGGCTCGAGGCTGTCGAGGACCTGGTACGTGGCCTCACCAAGATTCCATTTACAAGGGGTAATCGTGTCGATTTGCTCGTGGATGGTGAGGCGACTTACGGGGCAATGCTGGATGCCATCGCGGAGGCCGAATCCTATGTGCTCGTCCAGTTTTACATCGTCAAAGATGGCAGTGTTGCGCGCCGTTTGCGTGATGCCCTGATCGAAAAAGCGCAGGCCGGGGTACGGGTTTATTTTCTATATGATGAGATCGGCTGCCTTGGTTTGTCGGCCAATTATCTGGATGCGCTGCGGAAAGCATCGGTCGAGGTGTCCGGCTTTAAAACCACCCGGGGGCGTCGCAACCGTTTTCAGATCAACTTTCGCAATCACCGCAAGCTGCTGGTTGTCGACGGGCGCATCGGCTTTGTCGGTGGGCATAACTTGGCCGACGAGTACCTGACCTTTCGAGATACCCATCTGAGATTAGAGGGTCCGGCTGCCCAGCATATTCAGTTCTCCATCCTCAAAGACTGGTACTGGGCCACTCGGCAGGTTCCAGAGATCAGCAAAGAGATCCACCGATCCGACAGCGATGACCAGAAAGTTGCCATCGTCAACACCGGACCGGCCGACACCAAGCCGAACTGCAGCGCTCTGTTTGCAACCATCGTCCACACAGCACAACGACGATTGTGGTTAACGAGTCCCTATTTTGTACCCGATGATGTCCTGGTGCGTGCACTGCAGGCCGCCGCCATCCGCGGTGTGGATGTACGCATTCTGCTGCCCGGAAAGGCCGATCATCGCCTTGTCGAGCTGGCCTCATTCACCTATTACGGGGAGATGCTGGATTGTGGGGTTCGGCTTTTTCGCTACCAGGACCGCTTTATGCATCAAAAGGTGTTTTTGGTGGACGACCGCTTGGCAGGCGTTGGCACCGTCAATCTGGACAACCGGGCCATTTACCTCAACTTTGAAGCCACAGCCCTTGTTGCCGGTGATCGTTTTGTTCAAGAAGTGGAAGAGATGTTAAAAGCCGATTTGGCCTTATGTGAGCCGGTGCGTCGTGAGCAATTTGACAACAAACCGCTTCGATTTCGGGTTGCCGCCCGCATTGCCCGCTTGGCGTCGCCCTTGCTGTAA
- a CDS encoding aminotransferase class III-fold pyridoxal phosphate-dependent enzyme, with protein sequence MSFLKHTPQFAKQDAIAILNDLYDIQATADALPSERDQNFRMSTPSKECFVLKIANALDDPALLDCQNQAMLHLNRQVTFCPKVVTNRNGEFISEIQSPTGATHKVRLVTYLPGVPMGSVQRRSSGLFEDLGRCVGEMDRAMTDFDHPAARRDFYWDLAKGLQIVKEYHPLIPNAHLRELIEKFAGYFEQSVTPLLPDLRKSVIHNDANDYNVILGGNGDLYTQNQRVVGIIDFGDMVFSHTVGNLAIAIAYAILDQSDPLRVAAHMIKGYHRPFALTQAEIAVLYPMVCMRLCMSACIAAHQLKERPDNEYLMISQMPIQRTLPRLTEIHPRFAETAFRQACDLSPLPHAQTICKWLDRNRITAASLLDIDLRTAPLKIFDLSVASSLVSGNPEKNKESHLTKKLWEKMQAAGVSVAIGRYNEARLIQTRFIGNIDSPTAEHRTVHIGMDVFAQPGATVYTPLAGKVYAFSNNEGSQNYGPVIILEHTTDSGDSFYTLYGNLSLDTLEGLTAGKSIAAGQQIGRIGSADENGNRTPHLHFQIITDLLDKDCDFPGVVRASEQHLWKLFSPDPNLVIGIPQDRFPAPDPSTSDTLAARRKYIGRNLSIGYRNPIKMMRGWRQYLFDDTGRRYLDAYNNVPHVGHCHPKVVAAASRQMSVLNTNTRYLHDFINRYAKRLCDTLPAPLSVCFFVNSASEGNELALRLARAYTGQRDMIVLEVAYHGHTTSLIDISPYKHNGPGGKGAPSWVHTAPIPDLYRGLYRSDDLQAALKYAGHIDDIIRELQDNGMGLAGFIAETCPSVAGQIFLPKGYLSAVYRRVHKAGGLCIADEVQTGYGRIGTHFYAFEAENLVPDIVVLGKPIGNGHPISAVITSPEIAEAFDNGMEFFSTFGGNAVSCAAGLAVLDAVIEENLQSNALKAGKRMLAGMIPFIDRFPIVGDVRGSGLFLGVELVRDRETLEPAREEADFIVNRMRDAGVLLGTDGPFENVIKIRPPMPFNESNAEFLVANMERILTEDFLV encoded by the coding sequence ATGTCGTTTCTGAAACATACGCCGCAGTTTGCGAAACAGGACGCAATTGCAATCCTGAATGATCTTTACGATATCCAGGCCACGGCAGACGCCCTTCCCAGCGAACGCGATCAGAACTTTCGTATGTCCACCCCGTCCAAGGAATGTTTTGTCCTGAAAATTGCGAACGCCTTAGATGACCCGGCCTTGCTGGATTGTCAAAATCAGGCCATGTTACATCTCAATCGTCAGGTGACGTTCTGTCCCAAAGTTGTTACGAACCGAAACGGCGAGTTCATTTCCGAAATCCAGTCTCCAACGGGCGCTACCCATAAAGTTCGTCTTGTAACCTATCTGCCCGGAGTTCCAATGGGATCTGTCCAAAGACGCTCATCCGGCCTTTTTGAAGACCTGGGGCGCTGTGTTGGTGAAATGGACCGTGCGATGACGGACTTCGATCATCCTGCGGCCCGGCGGGATTTTTACTGGGATTTGGCCAAAGGCTTACAGATCGTTAAGGAATATCACCCCTTGATACCAAATGCCCATTTACGGGAGCTGATCGAGAAATTCGCCGGGTATTTCGAACAAAGCGTAACACCGCTACTTCCGGATCTGCGTAAAAGCGTGATTCACAACGATGCCAATGATTATAACGTTATCCTTGGTGGCAATGGCGATCTGTACACACAAAATCAGCGGGTGGTCGGTATTATTGATTTCGGTGACATGGTCTTCAGCCATACAGTCGGCAATCTGGCCATCGCCATTGCTTATGCGATTCTCGATCAATCCGACCCCTTGCGGGTTGCCGCCCATATGATCAAAGGATATCATCGACCATTTGCCCTCACCCAAGCTGAAATCGCCGTGCTCTATCCGATGGTATGCATGCGGCTGTGCATGAGCGCTTGTATTGCAGCTCACCAGTTAAAGGAACGTCCCGACAACGAATACCTGATGATCAGCCAAATGCCGATCCAGCGGACCCTGCCGAGGCTGACTGAAATCCATCCGCGTTTTGCGGAGACGGCCTTCCGTCAGGCCTGTGATCTGTCTCCGCTGCCGCACGCTCAAACCATCTGCAAGTGGCTGGACCGAAATCGTATCACTGCTGCGTCGCTCCTTGATATTGATTTACGCACAGCCCCCCTGAAAATATTTGATTTAAGCGTTGCCAGCTCCCTGGTGAGCGGGAACCCGGAAAAAAACAAAGAATCCCATCTGACCAAAAAGCTTTGGGAAAAAATGCAAGCCGCCGGCGTCTCAGTTGCTATTGGACGCTATAACGAAGCCCGCTTGATTCAAACACGCTTTATTGGCAATATTGATTCACCGACCGCTGAGCACCGGACCGTTCACATCGGTATGGATGTGTTTGCCCAACCCGGGGCCACAGTTTATACTCCATTAGCGGGCAAGGTATACGCCTTTTCGAATAATGAGGGATCCCAAAATTATGGCCCGGTGATCATCCTGGAACACACCACTGATTCGGGAGATTCTTTTTACACCCTGTACGGTAATTTAAGCTTGGATACCCTGGAAGGCCTGACTGCCGGCAAGTCCATAGCCGCTGGGCAGCAAATCGGCCGAATTGGCTCAGCGGACGAAAACGGTAATCGGACACCCCACCTTCACTTTCAAATTATCACGGATTTGCTGGATAAGGATTGTGATTTTCCGGGCGTGGTTCGAGCCAGTGAACAGCATCTCTGGAAGCTGTTTTCACCGGATCCGAATCTTGTTATCGGTATTCCGCAGGATCGTTTTCCGGCGCCGGATCCAAGCACGTCAGACACTTTGGCCGCGCGCCGCAAATATATCGGTCGCAATCTGAGCATCGGCTATCGCAATCCGATTAAGATGATGCGGGGATGGCGGCAGTACCTGTTTGACGACACCGGGCGCAGATATCTTGATGCCTATAATAATGTGCCCCATGTCGGTCATTGCCACCCCAAGGTGGTGGCAGCTGCCAGTCGGCAAATGTCGGTTTTGAACACCAATACCCGCTACCTTCACGATTTCATCAACCGCTATGCCAAGCGTTTGTGTGATACCCTGCCGGCACCCTTGAGTGTCTGCTTTTTCGTCAATTCGGCCAGCGAAGGAAACGAGCTGGCCCTGCGCTTGGCCAGAGCCTATACTGGGCAACGCGACATGATTGTGCTCGAGGTCGCCTATCACGGGCATACCACCTCGCTCATCGATATCAGTCCATACAAGCATAACGGCCCCGGTGGTAAAGGGGCGCCATCGTGGGTCCATACGGCGCCGATCCCTGATCTATACCGGGGCCTTTACCGTTCAGACGATCTGCAGGCAGCCCTTAAATATGCAGGACACATTGACGACATCATCCGCGAGCTGCAGGACAACGGTATGGGACTGGCCGGATTTATTGCCGAAACCTGCCCGAGTGTGGCGGGACAAATTTTCCTGCCCAAAGGTTACCTGTCGGCGGTTTACCGCCGGGTCCACAAGGCCGGAGGGCTGTGCATCGCCGACGAAGTGCAAACCGGTTACGGTCGAATTGGCACCCATTTTTATGCTTTCGAAGCCGAAAATCTAGTTCCCGATATCGTGGTTTTGGGAAAGCCTATCGGTAACGGGCACCCCATCAGCGCCGTGATCACCTCTCCTGAGATCGCCGAAGCCTTTGACAACGGCATGGAGTTTTTCAGCACTTTCGGCGGCAATGCTGTCTCTTGTGCAGCGGGCTTGGCCGTGCTCGATGCGGTGATCGAGGAAAATCTCCAGTCCAACGCGCTGAAAGCCGGAAAACGAATGCTTGCCGGAATGATCCCGTTTATCGATCGTTTTCCGATTGTCGGCGATGTGCGCGGATCAGGGCTTTTTTTAGGCGTTGAGTTGGTGCGCGACCGTGAAACCCTCGAGCCGGCCAGGGAAGAGGCGGACTTTATCGTCAACCGCATGCGCGATGCCGGCGTTCTTTTGGGCACGGACGGCCCTTTTGAAAATGTGATAAAAATCCGGCCACCCATGCCTTTTAACGAAAGCAATGCCGAGTTTCTGGTGGCCAACATGGAGCGCATTCTGACGGAAGATTTTTTGGTCTAA
- a CDS encoding 4Fe-4S binding protein — MIENDQVYVRLQQHLDKQTVGFPATRSGVEIKILKHIFTPKEAAIACCLNYKYEPLETIFKRAGDLVDAPEELAKFLKDIQKKGGIEAKRRNGKMVYCNAPLVVGMYEYQLDRLTPEFVKDFNEYTSDKKFGIAFLSTELPQMRTIPISKSIHPQHNVSTFDEVSTLLQQAEAPFVIFDCICRKKKRLEGKSCDATDRKETCLAVGSMAGMALANGMGREISSKEALAILEENQKQGLVLQPSNTEKAEFICSCCGCCCGMLRTHKALPKPLDYWASNFHARVDQDTCVGCGECEKSCQVNAVRVAPENQTAVVDLNRCLGCGVCVPGCPTESITLVKKPVELKPPQTVEELREILMAAKKGRLAKLKLTGKLVADSVRTGHLNLLK, encoded by the coding sequence GTGATAGAAAATGATCAAGTCTATGTCAGACTGCAGCAGCATTTAGACAAGCAAACCGTTGGATTTCCGGCCACCCGCTCCGGTGTTGAGATAAAAATCCTAAAGCATATATTTACGCCCAAAGAAGCTGCCATTGCCTGTTGCTTGAACTACAAATACGAGCCCCTTGAAACAATTTTCAAAAGGGCCGGTGATCTGGTTGATGCACCTGAAGAGCTGGCCAAATTTTTAAAAGATATTCAGAAAAAAGGGGGTATCGAGGCCAAACGCCGAAACGGTAAAATGGTGTATTGCAACGCGCCCTTGGTGGTGGGGATGTATGAATATCAGTTAGACCGCCTGACCCCGGAATTTGTCAAAGATTTCAACGAATATACTTCGGATAAAAAATTCGGCATTGCCTTCTTAAGTACTGAATTGCCGCAGATGCGCACCATCCCCATATCAAAGAGCATCCACCCACAGCACAATGTCAGCACCTTTGATGAAGTGTCGACCCTGTTGCAACAGGCTGAAGCCCCTTTTGTCATCTTTGATTGTATTTGCCGCAAAAAAAAACGGCTTGAAGGCAAATCGTGCGACGCAACGGATCGCAAAGAAACCTGTCTGGCCGTTGGCAGTATGGCCGGCATGGCCCTCGCAAATGGTATGGGCAGAGAAATCAGCAGCAAAGAAGCGCTGGCCATTCTTGAAGAGAATCAAAAGCAGGGCCTGGTACTTCAGCCGTCCAACACGGAAAAGGCCGAATTTATCTGCTCATGCTGTGGTTGTTGCTGCGGGATGCTTCGAACCCATAAAGCCCTGCCCAAACCATTGGATTATTGGGCGTCAAATTTTCATGCCCGCGTGGATCAGGACACCTGTGTCGGGTGCGGTGAATGTGAGAAAAGCTGTCAGGTCAATGCGGTGCGCGTAGCCCCAGAGAACCAAACAGCGGTTGTGGATCTGAATCGCTGCCTGGGCTGTGGCGTGTGTGTCCCCGGATGCCCGACCGAATCGATTACGCTGGTGAAAAAACCAGTCGAGCTTAAACCACCGCAGACGGTCGAAGAACTGCGCGAAATCCTTATGGCTGCCAAAAAAGGCCGTCTGGCAAAATTAAAGTTGACTGGCAAACTGGTGGCCGACTCTGTCCGCACGGGCCATCTGAACCTGCTTAAATAA